In Patescibacteria group bacterium, the following are encoded in one genomic region:
- a CDS encoding DUF167 domain-containing protein codes for MLIKVKVFPNEKKDEIIKKSEDSFIIKVKEKAELGQANRAVIWLLSLYFQIPGNKFRIIKGGRERNKIIEIL; via the coding sequence ATGTTGATAAAAGTAAAAGTATTTCCGAATGAAAAAAAAGATGAGATAATAAAGAAGTCAGAAGATAGCTTTATTATAAAGGTAAAAGAAAAGGCAGAATTGGGTCAGGCAAATAGGGCTGTGATTTGGCTATTGTCTTTGTATTTTCAAATTCCAGGAAATAAATTCAGAATAATCAAGGGAGGAAGAGAGAGAAACAAGATAATTGAAATATTATAA
- a CDS encoding TIM barrel protein codes for MPVNKMKILISSISATPSPFYLLREMMSRKFKSLQFLQKKNIALKELNSKFWNEESYDGLELNFPGLGFFDENWNIKKDRVMEYKKSNYPFYSFHGCFDSFPKNFRGLYLNLASSDNYIAKALNSQIDVAARLSKDTPILVLHPGFADRCSKERALDNLLFNLEGALPYARRRNVILTLENMNWNPDRMNLGYLADDFDYVFRRIDDPNLKVTFDIGHMNTQVLNRKFRVSHNIENQAHILEFIDRMSKKIIHAHLHYNNCHRYFDNVSGMLKQSISAWFYLGFMTWMKINRSIITNKNDLLDEHLPLNKADKMTMDAIKNLLEKTAIKEYGKLTFEFTPKKIFKFVAIKNGAEMKDHLASLEIMRNILKPKILNL; via the coding sequence ATGCCTGTAAATAAAATGAAAATTTTGATTAGCAGTATTTCGGCTACTCCAAGCCCTTTTTATTTGTTGCGAGAAATGATGTCGCGAAAATTTAAATCTTTGCAATTTTTGCAAAAAAAGAATATAGCTTTAAAAGAATTAAATAGCAAATTTTGGAATGAAGAATCATACGATGGTTTGGAGCTAAATTTTCCTGGTTTGGGTTTTTTTGATGAAAATTGGAATATCAAAAAAGATAGAGTTATGGAATATAAAAAAAGCAATTATCCATTTTACTCATTTCATGGTTGTTTTGATTCCTTCCCAAAAAATTTTAGAGGACTGTATTTAAATTTAGCATCTTCTGATAATTATATCGCAAAAGCTTTAAACTCGCAGATTGATGTTGCTGCTCGGCTAAGCAAAGATACTCCAATTTTAGTTTTGCATCCAGGCTTTGCTGATCGTTGCAGTAAGGAAAGAGCATTAGACAATTTACTTTTTAATTTGGAAGGTGCATTACCATATGCAAGAAGGAGAAATGTGATTTTGACATTGGAGAATATGAATTGGAATCCAGACAGAATGAATTTAGGATATCTTGCTGATGACTTTGATTATGTTTTTAGAAGAATAGATGATCCAAATTTAAAAGTAACATTTGATATTGGGCACATGAATACTCAAGTTTTGAATAGAAAATTTAGAGTAAGTCATAATATTGAAAATCAGGCACATATATTAGAATTTATTGATAGAATGTCAAAGAAAATCATTCATGCTCATCTTCATTATAATAATTGTCATCGTTATTTTGATAATGTGTCAGGAATGTTGAAACAAAGTATTTCAGCATGGTTCTATTTAGGTTTTATGACATGGATGAAAATTAATAGATCGATAATAACGAATAAAAACGACTTATTGGATGAACATTTGCCTCTTAATAAAGCAGATAAAATGACAATGGATGCAATAAAAAATTTATTAGAAAAGACAGCTATAAAAGAATATGGAAAATTAACTTTTGAATTTACGCCTAAAAAAATTTTTAAATTTGTGGCAATAAAAAATGGTGCTGAAATGAAAGATCATCTTGCTAGTTTAGAAATAATGAGAAATATATTGAAACCAAAAATATTAAATCTTTAA
- a CDS encoding glutaredoxin domain-containing protein — MAKVKVFSTPTCPYCVQAKEYLKSKGVEYEEVDVAADEAGRNEMVEKTEQMGVPVILIGDEYIVGFDRAKIDELLAK, encoded by the coding sequence ATGGCAAAAGTAAAAGTTTTTAGTACTCCAACTTGTCCTTATTGCGTTCAGGCAAAAGAATATTTAAAAAGCAAGGGTGTTGAATATGAAGAAGTTGATGTTGCAGCTGATGAGGCAGGAAGAAATGAAATGGTAGAAAAAACAGAACAAATGGGAGTACCTGTAATTTTGATTGGCGATGAATATATTGTTGGATTTGATCGTGCAAAAATTGACGAATTGCTTGCGAAATAA
- a CDS encoding D-alanyl-D-alanine carboxypeptidase family protein, whose amino-acid sequence MSKILLLLALLAAQISPLSGGSFDVQKKVDDLGPVKKTESLGMQITSKSAIVVDRKTKKVLYEKNPNQRMAMASMTKLMTAIVFLEESKKNLNDRFLVPYEITVLDGAGIGLESGEEITYKDLLWGALIGSGNDAAEGLALTLDNRKEFIDKMNEKAKELGLLDTHFACASGLDTENHYSTASDMAKILDYALGLKEIKEAIKVKEFDVNSLNTDLVHHILNTNRLLRYDYPKMVGGKTGYTDAAGFCLASLSSDEKNNDILTVVMNSDLDGNQFQDTKALVDWTYKNYKWAKL is encoded by the coding sequence ATGAGTAAGATTTTGTTATTATTGGCATTGTTAGCAGCTCAAATATCACCATTGTCTGGTGGAAGTTTTGATGTCCAAAAAAAGGTTGATGATTTAGGGCCAGTCAAAAAAACAGAAAGTTTAGGAATGCAGATAACTTCCAAATCAGCAATTGTTGTAGATAGAAAAACAAAGAAAGTTTTATATGAAAAAAATCCAAATCAAAGAATGGCAATGGCGAGTATGACAAAATTAATGACTGCAATTGTTTTTTTAGAAGAAAGCAAAAAGAATCTTAATGATCGTTTTTTAGTGCCATATGAAATTACAGTTTTAGATGGTGCTGGAATTGGTTTAGAATCAGGTGAAGAAATAACATATAAAGATTTACTTTGGGGTGCTTTGATTGGATCTGGAAATGATGCGGCAGAAGGATTAGCGTTAACGTTAGATAATCGTAAAGAATTTATTGATAAAATGAATGAAAAGGCAAAAGAATTAGGGTTATTAGATACTCATTTTGCTTGTGCTTCAGGACTTGATACTGAAAATCATTATTCTACAGCTTCTGATATGGCAAAAATTTTGGATTATGCATTAGGTTTGAAGGAGATTAAAGAAGCAATAAAAGTTAAAGAATTTGATGTGAATTCTTTGAACACAGATCTTGTTCATCATATTTTGAATACAAATAGGCTATTAAGGTATGATTATCCGAAGATGGTTGGTGGTAAAACTGGTTATACTGATGCTGCTGGTTTTTGTTTAGCTTCATTATCTTCTGATGAAAAAAATAATGATATTCTTACAGTTGTTATGAATTCTGATTTAGATGGAAATCAATTTCAAGATACAAAGGCATTGGTTGATTGGACGTATAAGAATTATAAATGGGCAAAGCTCTAA
- the mraY gene encoding phospho-N-acetylmuramoyl-pentapeptide-transferase: MEHIQDINLVTNAAKVLIMTAIAFVTAILLTPVLTHFLYKYKMGKSIRTSGAPVYTKMHKGKEGTPTMGGILVWLTVLILALLFLILSTFFNNYFGWMNFLSRSETWLPLFALVVTALIGLVDDIMNVFKIGPNGGGLRMRSRLLVYTIIATVGAWWFYFKLGWDSIHIPGVGDFTIGWWYFPLFILVIVATSFSVNESDGLDGLAGGILLTCFSAFAVIAFMQGQVDLATFCGAIVGALLAFLWFNIYPARFFMGDTGAMALGTTLGIVAMLTNSVFVLPIIGLPLVMESASVLIQVFSKKVLKRKVFISTPIHHHFEALGWPETKVTMRFWIIAIISAGLGLIIGLIGRG; this comes from the coding sequence ATGGAACACATCCAAGATATAAATTTAGTGACAAATGCAGCAAAAGTTTTGATTATGACAGCAATAGCTTTTGTGACTGCAATTTTGTTGACTCCTGTTTTAACTCATTTCTTGTATAAATACAAAATGGGCAAAAGTATCAGAACTTCTGGAGCTCCAGTTTATACAAAAATGCATAAAGGCAAGGAAGGAACGCCAACAATGGGCGGAATTTTAGTTTGGTTGACTGTATTAATTTTGGCTTTGCTTTTTTTGATTTTAAGTACTTTTTTTAACAATTACTTTGGTTGGATGAATTTTTTATCTAGATCGGAAACTTGGTTGCCTTTGTTTGCATTAGTTGTTACTGCTTTGATCGGACTTGTTGATGATATAATGAATGTTTTCAAAATTGGTCCAAATGGCGGAGGTTTGAGAATGAGATCTCGATTGTTGGTTTACACTATTATTGCGACTGTTGGTGCTTGGTGGTTTTATTTTAAATTAGGTTGGGATTCAATTCATATTCCTGGAGTTGGAGATTTCACGATTGGCTGGTGGTATTTTCCATTATTTATTTTAGTAATTGTGGCAACATCTTTTTCGGTTAATGAATCAGATGGATTGGATGGATTAGCTGGTGGAATTCTTTTAACTTGTTTTAGCGCATTTGCGGTTATTGCATTTATGCAAGGTCAAGTTGATCTTGCAACTTTTTGTGGTGCAATTGTTGGCGCATTGTTAGCTTTTTTGTGGTTTAATATTTATCCTGCTAGATTTTTTATGGGAGATACCGGAGCAATGGCTCTTGGTACTACTCTTGGAATTGTAGCAATGCTGACTAATTCCGTTTTCGTTTTGCCAATCATTGGATTGCCATTAGTAATGGAATCTGCGTCAGTACTAATTCAAGTATTTTCGAAAAAAGTTTTAAAACGAAAAGTTTTTATTTCAACTCCGATTCATCATCATTTTGAAGCTTTGGGTTGGCCAGAAACAAAAGTAACAATGAGATTTTGGATTATTGCTATTATATCAGCAGGGTTGGGGTTGATTATAGGACTGATTGGAAGAGGTTAA
- a CDS encoding D-alanine--D-alanine ligase family protein: MQKLTIGVLFGGRSGEHEVSLVSATSVIEKLDKEKYNVVMIGISKEGHFISGENAMKRLKNNDKISESEVMISADPLDFGLIDLKNQKRIKIDCFFPVLHGTYGEDGTMQGLLDLSGVAYVGAGIIGSSCGMDKVVMKRLFREAGLKIVKDLYTTKREIDLDKQSFVEKVEAEIGYPNFIKPANMGSSVGINKAHNKKELEKFIDEALMYDNKILVEQGVEKPHEIECAVLGNDDLKASVLGEVFPNEEFYSYVAKYVSESKTEAPAKLPENIAEEIKKQAMDGFKAVDCKGLARVDFLISQDLSEIYINEINTLPGFTSISMYPKLWEKTGLSYTKLLDELIKLAIDRNNEKKSLKTSFEEAGTWHKK; the protein is encoded by the coding sequence ATGCAAAAATTGACAATTGGTGTTTTATTTGGTGGCAGATCTGGTGAACATGAAGTTTCTTTGGTATCAGCGACTTCAGTAATTGAAAAACTAGATAAAGAAAAATATAATGTAGTAATGATTGGTATTTCTAAAGAGGGTCACTTTATTTCTGGTGAAAATGCAATGAAAAGATTAAAAAATAATGATAAAATTTCGGAAAGTGAAGTGATGATTTCTGCTGATCCTTTAGATTTTGGATTGATTGATTTGAAAAATCAAAAAAGGATTAAAATTGATTGCTTCTTTCCAGTTTTACATGGAACATATGGCGAGGATGGAACAATGCAAGGATTGTTGGATTTGAGCGGTGTTGCTTATGTTGGCGCAGGAATAATTGGATCATCATGTGGAATGGATAAGGTTGTAATGAAAAGATTGTTTCGTGAAGCTGGCTTGAAAATCGTTAAAGATTTATATACTACAAAAAGAGAAATTGATTTAGATAAACAATCTTTTGTTGAAAAGGTTGAAGCAGAAATTGGTTATCCAAATTTTATAAAGCCAGCAAATATGGGTTCAAGTGTTGGAATCAATAAAGCACATAATAAAAAAGAATTAGAAAAATTTATTGATGAAGCTTTGATGTATGATAATAAAATTCTTGTTGAGCAAGGTGTTGAAAAGCCTCATGAAATTGAATGTGCAGTATTAGGAAATGATGATTTGAAAGCATCAGTATTGGGTGAGGTTTTTCCAAATGAAGAATTTTATAGCTATGTAGCAAAATATGTTTCGGAATCAAAAACAGAAGCACCAGCAAAATTGCCAGAAAATATTGCAGAGGAAATTAAAAAACAAGCAATGGACGGTTTTAAAGCTGTTGATTGCAAGGGGTTAGCTCGTGTTGATTTTTTAATTAGTCAAGATCTATCAGAAATTTATATAAATGAAATAAATACTTTGCCTGGGTTTACATCTATTTCAATGTATCCAAAATTATGGGAGAAAACTGGATTAAGTTATACAAAATTGCTTGATGAATTGATTAAATTGGCAATTGATAGAAATAATGAAAAAAAGAGTTTGAAGACTAGCTTTGAAGAAGCAGGAACGTGGCATAAGAAGTGA
- a CDS encoding FtsQ-type POTRA domain-containing protein gives MPNLGGYYYSKKRDKGLSSYAKKMRKSKKKSVQSLGKTKTNFGVSLRGKSTLIVLLIAAIICAGILFFSNFFSVKKAVLVGNNNIKSEEIENILKDAISGKRFFIFQASNIILINDGMIKNKIMEEMPLIDKIEIKRMLPNTLKLNISERDPFAVWETGGKRYLVDSRGKVCYEIKDDAKMDLPTIYDKQNKSVEVKGEATFPQQINIIRNILNSLRDKTKLEVESVSLPNSLGFEVDVKTKDGFMIYFNTERSVDSQIRDLKSVLDKQVADQKGSLQYIDLRVENWVYYK, from the coding sequence ATGCCGAATTTGGGAGGATATTATTATTCAAAAAAACGTGATAAAGGACTTTCGTCTTACGCAAAAAAAATGCGCAAGTCGAAAAAAAAGTCTGTACAAAGTTTAGGTAAAACTAAAACTAATTTTGGCGTTTCTTTGAGAGGTAAATCAACTTTGATCGTCTTGTTGATTGCAGCGATTATTTGCGCAGGAATATTATTTTTCAGCAATTTTTTTTCAGTAAAGAAAGCGGTATTAGTTGGAAATAATAATATTAAAAGCGAGGAAATAGAAAATATTTTAAAAGATGCAATTTCTGGAAAAAGATTTTTTATTTTTCAAGCAAGCAATATTATATTGATTAATGATGGCATGATTAAAAATAAAATTATGGAGGAGATGCCATTGATTGATAAAATTGAGATAAAAAGAATGTTGCCAAATACTTTAAAATTAAATATTTCAGAAAGAGATCCATTTGCTGTTTGGGAGACAGGAGGAAAAAGATATCTTGTTGATTCAAGAGGAAAGGTTTGTTATGAAATTAAAGATGATGCTAAAATGGACTTGCCAACAATTTATGATAAACAAAATAAATCAGTAGAAGTGAAGGGCGAGGCAACTTTTCCTCAACAGATAAATATAATTAGAAACATTTTAAATTCGTTGAGAGATAAAACAAAATTAGAAGTTGAATCTGTTTCTTTGCCGAATTCATTAGGTTTTGAAGTTGATGTAAAAACAAAAGATGGATTTATGATATACTTTAATACAGAGAGAAGTGTTGATTCGCAAATCAGAGATTTGAAAAGTGTTTTAGATAAACAAGTTGCTGACCAAAAAGGATCTTTGCAGTATATTGATTTGCGAGTTGAGAATTGGGTTTACTACAAGTAG